Proteins from a genomic interval of Equus quagga isolate Etosha38 chromosome 11, UCLA_HA_Equagga_1.0, whole genome shotgun sequence:
- the SKA2 gene encoding spindle and kinetochore-associated protein 2 isoform X2: protein MEAEVDKLELMFQKADSDLDYIQYRLEYEIKTNHPDSAGEKNPVTLLKELSAIKSRYQTLQARFKPVAIEQKETKSRICATFNKTMTMIQELQKQTDLELSPLTEEEKTAAEQLKSHISDL, encoded by the exons TTCCAGAAAGCTGACTCTGATCTGGATTACATTCAATACAGGCTGGAATATGAAATCAAGACTAATCATCCTGATTCAGCAGGCGAG aaAAATCCAGTTACACTCTTAAAGGAATTGTCGGCAATAAAGTCTCGATACCAAACTTTGCAGGCACGCTTTAAACCAGTTGCTATTGAGCAGAAGGAGACTAAGAGCCGAATTTGTGCTACTTTCAATAAGACTATGACCATGATACAGGAACTACAAAAGCAAACAGACCTGGAG CTATCACCACtgactgaagaagagaaaactgcAGCTGAGCAATTAAAATCTCACATATCAGATTTATGA
- the SKA2 gene encoding spindle and kinetochore-associated protein 2 isoform X1, translating to MEAEVDKLELMFQKADSDLDYIQYRLEYEIKTNHPDSAGEKNPVTLLKELSAIKSRYQTLQARFKPVAIEQKETKSRICATFNKTMTMIQELQKQTDLELVDLTSLMKRCAVLDYVAMAEEKTD from the exons TTCCAGAAAGCTGACTCTGATCTGGATTACATTCAATACAGGCTGGAATATGAAATCAAGACTAATCATCCTGATTCAGCAGGCGAG aaAAATCCAGTTACACTCTTAAAGGAATTGTCGGCAATAAAGTCTCGATACCAAACTTTGCAGGCACGCTTTAAACCAGTTGCTATTGAGCAGAAGGAGACTAAGAGCCGAATTTGTGCTACTTTCAATAAGACTATGACCATGATACAGGAACTACAAAAGCAAACAGACCTGGAG cttgTCGACTTGACATCATTAATGAAGAGGTGTGCTGTCTTGGATTATGTAGCCAtggcagaagagaaaactgactaG